A window of Sphingobacterium sp. SRCM116780 contains these coding sequences:
- a CDS encoding AAA family ATPase has translation MKQQYINIIIKNNFYIITGGPGVGKTTLIHELERKKMNCVPEVARVIIKDQIKNNGKALPWQDPEEYSKLMLSYSIQDFIKLSNTDELYFFDRGIPDTYGYARLMNFNDDENLTHAVNKYRYNKMVFILPPWEEIYEQDNERQQDFQVAKETYQVMKDSYVRLGYSLIEVPHLPPAERVDFILSMIPKSIP, from the coding sequence ATGAAACAGCAGTATATCAATATAATTATAAAAAATAATTTTTACATTATAACTGGCGGCCCAGGAGTTGGTAAAACAACTTTAATACATGAATTGGAACGGAAAAAGATGAACTGTGTCCCTGAAGTTGCCAGAGTGATCATTAAAGACCAGATAAAGAATAACGGGAAAGCTCTACCGTGGCAGGATCCCGAAGAATATTCGAAATTAATGCTTTCTTATTCCATTCAGGATTTTATCAAACTTTCCAATACGGACGAACTGTATTTCTTCGATAGAGGAATACCTGATACTTACGGTTATGCACGCTTAATGAATTTTAATGATGACGAAAATCTAACGCATGCAGTAAATAAGTACAGATACAATAAAATGGTTTTCATTCTTCCTCCCTGGGAAGAAATATACGAACAAGATAACGAACGCCAACAGGATTTTCAAGTAGCTAAAGAGACCTATCAAGTAATGAAAGACAGCTATGTACGTTTGGGATATTCTTTAATTGAGGTACCTCATCTCCCTCCTGCTGAAAGAGTTGATTTCATATTAAGCATGATCCCCAAATCTATTCCATAA
- a CDS encoding sodium:solute symporter family transporter, translating to MTYPVTYEIVVLLLYFIGIIILSFYLSKKQKVSSESYFLANRSASWLVVGFSLFATSISSTTLIGQIGDAYLSGFSVYNYNLTGAVVLVFFAIFLLPLYIKSRIFTIPQFLELRYDKKARYYFSFITIISSTFLDASAALYAGAIIFKQLLPQLSIQEIVIIFSIITALFTIPRGLSVIIKIEVINAIIILISSIALAIFCFNVEWTYFIDLIQTNSDTIKLLRPAGDLIMPWTGVLFGMPILGIYFWANNQTMVQRVLGAKNINEGRKGLLLTAILSLIAAFLITTTGILAKELVPGVSNPDAVYPTLLFHYLPTVLRIFILLALFSTLTTTLSAIINSASTLLTIDFYTQLKPTLTSSQKVIVGKIFSIILLVIACIWAPFISKYDSLLKYYQEMLSYLAPPIVSLFIAGIFFKRVNAKGAFIGFLGSSILSVLIFLTKETYFPTIHFLNIVPFSTLFGMFLIYLSSLLFPKPSDQKLENLLFSWDKFKNDLNSHKSYYIACLLTLMLISLCWFIF from the coding sequence TTTTTCATTATTTGCAACAAGTATATCCAGTACCACATTAATCGGCCAGATTGGTGACGCTTATCTTTCCGGGTTCTCCGTTTATAACTATAACCTGACGGGAGCTGTTGTCTTGGTGTTTTTCGCAATCTTTCTACTCCCCCTTTATATTAAGTCTCGTATATTTACTATTCCTCAATTTTTAGAATTACGATACGACAAAAAAGCAAGGTATTATTTCTCCTTCATTACCATCATCAGCAGTACTTTTTTAGATGCTTCTGCGGCACTATATGCTGGAGCAATCATCTTTAAACAATTATTACCGCAACTCAGTATTCAAGAGATTGTCATTATTTTTTCCATTATTACGGCGTTATTTACTATTCCAAGAGGTCTTTCCGTGATCATTAAAATTGAAGTTATCAATGCGATCATTATTTTAATCAGTAGTATCGCTTTAGCCATTTTTTGTTTTAATGTAGAATGGACATATTTTATCGACCTGATACAAACGAATAGTGACACGATCAAACTTCTTCGTCCTGCGGGAGACCTGATTATGCCCTGGACGGGTGTCCTATTTGGCATGCCTATTTTGGGGATATATTTTTGGGCAAATAACCAAACAATGGTTCAACGGGTATTGGGAGCCAAGAATATTAATGAAGGTAGAAAAGGCTTGTTACTGACGGCCATTTTATCGCTTATCGCCGCATTCCTGATAACGACAACGGGTATACTGGCTAAAGAATTGGTACCCGGAGTATCAAATCCTGATGCCGTATACCCTACACTATTGTTTCATTATCTACCTACTGTTCTTCGAATATTTATTCTCTTAGCTTTATTTTCGACACTGACCACGACCCTTAGTGCCATCATCAATTCTGCTTCTACGCTATTGACAATTGATTTTTACACCCAATTGAAACCTACGTTAACCTCATCACAAAAAGTAATTGTAGGAAAAATATTTTCTATTATCTTATTGGTCATCGCTTGCATATGGGCGCCATTTATTTCAAAATATGACTCGCTTTTAAAGTACTATCAAGAAATGCTCTCTTATTTAGCCCCCCCTATTGTGTCTTTATTTATTGCAGGTATATTCTTTAAGCGAGTAAATGCAAAGGGTGCTTTTATCGGATTCCTAGGGAGTTCTATTTTGAGTGTTTTAATTTTCTTAACGAAAGAAACGTACTTTCCAACAATCCATTTTTTGAATATTGTACCTTTTAGCACATTATTCGGTATGTTCCTCATTTATTTATCGAGCCTTTTGTTTCCGAAGCCAAGCGATCAAAAACTAGAAAATTTATTGTTCTCCTGGGACAAATTTAAAAATGACTTAAACAGTCACAAATCGTATTACATCGCCTGTTTATTAACGCTAATGCTTATTTCACTTTGTTGGTTCATATTTTGA